The Pan paniscus chromosome 1, NHGRI_mPanPan1-v2.0_pri, whole genome shotgun sequence genome has a segment encoding these proteins:
- the LOC134728569 gene encoding uncharacterized protein LOC134728569, with amino-acid sequence MRQFCQVNQFHIILCKLKYYLSDCSDGPYKVAADMALAEVGCGRRPQVLRYRHQGEWYMGPVALGRYQVPVLRQKAQIGATGDHVPRICPMSGCLLSLALLVAGPGPRICSQRRHPGRVVSQAGGSPGAAGGPCNHITPALDASPGPVRAWSPTPGGKEAGQGSRSGCRSSSRTPVPMSPRKPTVPPPPWHSWVGPTPRPEAAAASTSLLAVSWEPKVRLCRAGQGHHATCTLPAVAMGRHREGAQLRLCTLQPGTGRSPTPPELAGWQLPRHSSSHSGHGCGPRPLNALTGLGEPLSPQAQRCLLLLPGLSPFPASALVSKWGWGQARALLQPSQVCTGSGQH; translated from the coding sequence AAATACTATCTTAGTGATTGCAGTGATGGACCATACAAAGTGGCTGCTGACATGGCACTGGCAGAGGTGGGGTGCGGCCGCAGGCCACAGGTGCTCAGGTATAGACACCAAGGCGAATGGTACATGGGGCCTGTGGCCCTGGGACGGTACCAGGTTCCCGTACTTCGGCAGAAGGCTCAGATTGGCGCCACCGGAGATCATGTCCCCAGGATCTGCCCCATGTCGGGGTGTCTGCTGAGCCTGGCACTCCTGGTGGCCGGGCCTGGGCCCAGAATCTGCTCCCAGAGGCGCCACCCTGGCAGGGTCGTAAGCCAGGCAGGGGGGAGCCCTGGGGCTGCAGGGGGACCCTGCAACCACATCACCCCTGCCCTGGATGCCAGTCCAGGCCCGGTGAGGGCCTGGAGCCCCACCCCAGGCGGCAAGGAGGCGGGACAGGGCAGCAGGAGTGGCTGTAGGAGCAGCAGTAGGACCCCTGTGCCCATGTCCCCAAGGAAGCCAACTGTGCCACCCCCACCCTGGCACAGCTGGGTAGGACCCACTCCCAGGCCTGAGgccgctgcagcctcaacctcacttCTGGCCGTGTCCTGGGAGCCAAAGGTTCGTTTGTGCAGGGCTGGCCAGGGCCACCATGCCACCTGCACCTTACCTGCCGTGGCTATGGGAAGACACAGAGAAGGAGCACAGCTAAGGCTGTGTACTCTGCAGCCGGGGACAGGCAGGAGTCCCACCCCTCCTGAGTTGGCAGGGTGGCAGCTCCCCAGGCACAGCTCCAGCCACTCAGGTCATGGCTGTGGGCCCAGGCCTCTCAATGCTCTCACGGGCCTGGGAGAGCCCCTGTCACCACAGGCTCAGAGGtgtctgctcctgctgcctggcctctccccattCCCAGCATCTGCTCTGGTCTCCAAGTGGGGTTGGGGCCAAGCCCGGGCACTGTT